From a single Acidobacteriota bacterium genomic region:
- a CDS encoding hyperosmotically inducible protein, with translation MKRTLLVLACLTAVSLAVMAADEKTKPDNTSINERDRSSETQTSGDQSNSSADLKITQAIRQALVKDSELSTTAKNIKIITDNGQVTLRGPVKNAQEKAKIDQLARSAAGGAKINDQLDIKGSN, from the coding sequence ATGAAACGAACTTTATTAGTCTTAGCTTGTCTTACCGCAGTTAGCTTAGCCGTAATGGCTGCCGACGAGAAGACGAAACCGGACAACACCTCAATAAACGAGCGAGATCGCTCCAGTGAAACGCAGACGTCTGGCGATCAGTCAAACAGTTCTGCCGATTTAAAGATTACACAGGCTATACGGCAGGCGTTAGTGAAAGATAGCGAGCTTTCAACAACTGCGAAGAACATCAAAATCATTACGGACAACGGCCAAGTTACACTCCGCGGGCCCGTTAAGAACGCGCAAGAAAAGGCGAAAATTGATCAGCTCGCAAGATCAGCGGCTGGCGGTGCCAAGATTAACGATCAACTCGACATTAAAGGGTCAAACTAA